One region of Brassica napus cultivar Da-Ae chromosome A1 unlocalized genomic scaffold, Da-Ae chrA01_Random_11, whole genome shotgun sequence genomic DNA includes:
- the LOC106369358 gene encoding putative elongation of fatty acids protein DDB_G0272012 → MSCVCGLSLFTISSNFNPYKLRERMASVHSTLTYWLVNHPKISNFTWTEGETFGSTVFFVSLVVSVYLSATFLLRHAMVSLPSLSPRILKPITAVHSLILCLLSLIMAVGCTLSITSDPTTRFLHAICFPVHVEPNGPVFFWAQVFYLSKILEFGDTLLIILGKSFRRLSFLHVYHHATVLFMCFIWLRTRQSMFPLGVLTNSTVHVIMYGYYFLCAVGCRPKWKRLVTDFQLVQFIFCFGILALMLSQHFSGSGCSGIWGIYFTAAFNGSLLALFFNFRSKNYVKKTTEVIKLS, encoded by the coding sequence atgtcatgtgTGTGTGGCCTCTCTCTATTTACCATATCCTCAAACTTCAATCCTTACAAACTTCGTGAGAGAATGGCATCGGTTCACTCCACCCTAACCTACTGGCTCGTGAACCACCCCAAGATTTCCAACTTTACGTGGACCGAAGGTGAAACCTTTGGCTCCACCGTCTTCTTCGTCTCCCTTGTAGTCTCCGTTTACCTCTCCGCCACATTCCTCCTCCGACATGCCATGGTTTCACTCCCCTCACTCAGCCCCCGCATTCTCAAACCAATCACAGCCGTCCACAGCCTCATCCTCTGCCTTCTCTCCCTAATCATGGCTGTCGGTTGCACTCTCTCCATAACCTCAGACCCTACGACACGTTTTCTCCACGCTATTTGTTTCCCAGTCCATGTTGAACCTAATGGACCGGTTTTCTTCTGGGCTCAAGTCTTCTACCTCTCGAAGATCCTTGAGTTTGGAGACACACTCCTCATCATACTCGGCAAATCATTCAGGCGACTCTCGTTCCTTCACGTGTACCATCATGCGACTGTGCTGTTCATGTGTTTCATCTGGCTCCGAACCCGCCAGTCCATGTTTCCCCTCGGAGTCCTGACGAATTCGACGGTTCATGTCATTATGTACGGTTACTACTTCCTATGCGCCGTAGGATGTAGGCCAAAGTGGAAGAGGCTGGTGACGGATTTTCAGCTTGTGCAGTTTATTTTCTGCTTCGGAATATTGGCCTTGATGCTCTCTCAACATTTTTCCGGGTCGGGTTGCTCCGGGATTTGGGGGATTTATTTTACCGCTGCGTTTAATGGTTCTCTCTTGGCTCTCTTCTTCAACTTCCGTTCCAAGAACTATGTGAAGAAGACAACCGAGGTGATTAAATTGTCTTGA
- the LOC106382103 gene encoding elongation of fatty acids protein 3-like, with product MESVYSTLTYWLVNHPNIANFTWTEGETLGSTVFFVSGVVTAYLSATFLLRHVMVSLPSLGPRILKPITAVHSLILCLLSLTMAVGCTLSLASSSDIVPSHPTARFFRAICLPMDVKPSGPLFFWAQVFYLSKILEFGDTLLIILGKSFQRLSFLHVYHHAVVVIMCFLWLRTQQSMFPFGLVANSTVHVIMYGYYFLCAVGMRPKWKRLVTDCQVLQFLLSFAFGGWMFQEHVFGSGCSGFWACAFNGVFNASLLALFFNFRSKNYANKTRLDTWAEMVKDVGKKAIRSKKTD from the coding sequence ATGGAATCGGTTTACTCCACCCTAACCTACTGGCTCGTGAACCACCCCAACATTGCCAATTTTACGTGGACTGAAGGTGAAACCCTTGGCTCCACCGTCTTTTTCGTCTCCGGTGTAGTCACGGCTTATCTATCCGCCACATTCCTCCTCCGACATGTCATGGTTTCACTCCCCTCACTCGGTCCACGAATTCTCAAACCCATCACAGCCGTCCACAGCCTCATCTTGTGCCTCCTCTCCCTAACCATGGCCGTTGGTTGCACTCTCTCCCTAGCCTCGTCTTCTGACATTGTACCATCACACCCGACAGCTCGTTTCTTCCGGGCGATTTGTCTCCCTATGGACGTGAAGCCTAGCGGACCGCTCTTCTTTTGGGCTCAAGTCTTCTACCTCTCGAAGATCCTCGAGTTTGGAGACACACTCCTCATCATACTTGGCAAATCATTCCAGCGCCTCTCGTTCCTCCATGTGTATCACCACGCGGTGGTTGTGATCATGTGCTTCCTCTGGCTCCGAACCCAACAATCTATGTTTCCGTTCGGGCTTGTGGCGAATTCGACAGTCCATGTCATCATGTATGGTTACTACTTCCTCTGCGCCGTAGGAATGAGGCCTAAGTGGAAGAGGCTGGTGACGGATTGTCAGGTCTTGCAGTTTCTTTTGTCCTTTGCATTTGGCGGTTGGATGTTCCAAGAGCATGTTTTCGGGTCGGGCTGCTCCGGTTTTTGGGCTTGTGCTTTCAACGGTGTGTTTAATGCTTCTCTTTTGGCTCTCTTCTTCAACTTCCGTTCCAAGAATTATGCGAATAAGACAAGACTGGATACGTGGGCAGAAATGGTTAAAGATGTGGGTAAAAAAGCGATTAGATCCAAAAAGACTGATTAA